ACGTGGAAAGCTCCCATGCCAATGGCAGTGCCTCCTTGCCGGCTTCCTTCTTGTCGAGTTGGAAGAGCTCGGCGCGATGGCGGGCGATCAGGTTCAGCGCAGCGTAGTCCTTCTTCTCCTTGGAAACTGTTAGATCGGGCAGGAAGACACCGGCATCCTTCACGAAGCCAGCTTCCATCAGGAATTCCGCAGCCCGTTGGCGCGATGCCGGATCCTCGCCGCCGAAGTGCTGGATGCCCTTGGCGATGGCTTCGAAAAACTCTTTCGGCGGACGCGGGTCCTTCGGCAGCAGCTTCGCCAATCCCTGGATCTGCTTCTTCTGCGGCGGCACCGGCGACGCGGCCGCCAGTCCTAACAAATCATCCGGCGACAGCATGGCCGGCTGCGTATGCGGCTTCGAGCCGCGGGCCATGAGTTCTGGTGGTGGCTGGACTTGCGATGGCGCGGAGAGTTTGGCGACGATCGCCTGATAGGTTTCGCCGGAGACCTCTTTCGGCAGGGCGGCGAGGAAATCCTTCACCTTGCCCCAGCGGCCGAGCACCACGTCCCGGCGGAAGACGGCGGCGTCCTGACGAAACTTCTCCAGCTCCTGCTGGGCCTTCACCGCTTCTGGCGAAGGCTGCGGTGGAGCCGGCGGAGCACCTGCTCCCGGTTGAACGGGAGCACCTGGTTGCACCGGAGCGCCCGGCGCGGCAGCGGCAGCGGCACCCGGCTCCACAGGAGGAGCCGGCGGAACCGGTGGAGCTTCCGGAACCGGCGCGGCCGGCGGAGCTTCCTTGGGCACCTCCTTCGGCGCTTCACTGGCTCGCGCTTCTTCCAATCTCGCCGCGAGAATGCCAGCGGGGCTGCGGTCGAATTGCAGTTCACGGAGAATCCCCGCCTTCTGCTGCTCCACGGTCGGGGCCGGGCGGTTCTTGCTTTGCTCGATCAGCTCGCGGAGGCGATTGAAGTCGAGATCGCCACCGGGGCCACCGCCACCCGGCGCACCCGGCGGCATGACCAGGCCGGGTGGCACGCCATCCTGAGGCGACTCGATGATGACTACATCGCCCCCGCTCGCACCCCCAATGATTGCGCCACCCAGCGCGCCACTACTCTGGACGACGATCTGAGCGGAAAGCGGAGCCGTGAGGACGGCTAAACTGAGCAAAGCGGTGCGAGAGTGCATGATGGGACCGAGGAAATGCTAAAGTGAGAACGCAAGATGAGGAGGGACGACACTCCTGTCGTCCTACGAAGAACGGAAGTGGCATTCCCCAGTGAACAGGGACCAGCGAGGCACTCCTGTCGTGCTCGCATGAAGGAATGGGGGACAAGAGTGTCCCCCCTCCTTACAACTCAAGAACCCTGGCCATCCACCGGCGGACCGGCGCTGGCACCGCGGGCGTCTTCCGGCTTCTTGTTGCCGGTCTTGTTCGACGGCTTGTTGCACTTGCCCGACTTGCAGTTGCACTGCTTCGGGATGGCCTTGCCGTAGAGTTCCTCGGGCTCCATGCGGGCGAGGCGGATCGAGGCTTCCAGGTCGTCCGCGTGCTTCGCGGCGGCCTTGTCATCGCCGGACTCGCTGGCGCGCTGGACGAGCAGCTTCTGCTCCTGGCGCGCGGCTTCGATCTCCGGCTCCCAATCGCTGTCCGGCAGGCCTTCCAGCTTCATGAGATAGGTCATGTAAAAACGCGAGGTGGCGAGGGTCGCCAGCGTTTCATCCCGCAGGCCGGCGTGGGCATTCGGGTCCTGCGCCAGCTCATCGGCCAGGGCCGCGAGTTCCTCGCGGGCCTTGGGCAATTCAGCGGCCTCCATGCGTGCCTTGGCAAGCTCCAGGCGGATGCGGCGGGCCTCGCCGACGTTTTCCTTCGGCAGCTTCGCGAGCGCATCTTCGTAGGAAGAAATCGCCCCCTTCCACTCGCTGGAGGCGGATTTCGAAGTCGCCTGGTCGAGGGACGCGGCGGCGGCATCCAGCTTGATCCCGGTCTGGCCAGGACCGTAGTGATAGGCCAAGAGGCCTAGGGGAACCAGGCACCACAAAGTGAGGACGAGTATTTTCATGGCAGTCTCTTAAGTCGCAAGTTGATCGGATTTGTCAGGGAAAGGAAGCGGCGAGTTCCGCGAAGTTTGGAACCGGCGCGGACCGGGATTCCACCGGGAGCCGGCGAAATGAAGGAGTAGTGGCAGCCCGGCGAGCATCGTGGCACCGAGCGCGGTGAGCAGCATCGCCAATTCGCGCTGGCCGGGCAGCCGCGCCATGCCATCGACCTTCAGTGTGCCCAGCCGCTGGAGCATGGCCGTGGGGACGAGCTTGGCATTGCCATCGTGATATTCGCCGCCGAGTCGGGTCGCGATCTGGCGGAGGGTGGTGCCGTCCTGCCGCGAGTGGCGGCCGTCGATGAAGCTGCCCTTCACCGGGTCCCCCACCCCGGCGACCAGCACGCCGCCGACCGACGCGGGCATCCTCGGCATGCCGGTGGCGGGCACCGAATCGCCATCGCTGATCAGAATAAGCGTCGCGGAGTCGCGCGGCCACTTCGCGGCGATCTTGGCGGCCTCCTCCAGTCCATCGAAGATCCGCGTCTTCCCCGATTGGAAAGCGTGATGCATCGGCAGGTCGCCCATGATGTTATGGATGATTTCCAGGTCGCGCGTCTCTTCCACGACCGGCTTCGCGCCATTGTAAACGGCCACGACGGTGGTGTGCAGCTTGTCGTGGGCAGTCCGGGCGATCACCGACTCCAGCACCGAGCGGGCGCGGTCCATGCGGCTCTCCTTCCCGCCGGCACCAGCGTCGCGCAGGCGCATGCTGGGAGATACATCGAGGACAAGCAGCAGGTGCTGGCGTTCCTTCGCCTCGACCTCCTTCACCGCCGAGCGATGCGCCACCGGCGGCAGCAGCAACAACGTCGCCACGCCCCACGTGAGCATCCCGAGCGCGGCGATGCGGACGAATGGCGCGACCTGACCGGCGAGCGCGGCCTTCTTGCCCGGCCCGAATGCCAGCGCCGCCACACTCCGCACCCGGCCGAGGTGAATCCACTCCGCCCCCGTGGCGAGCACGAGCGCGGCAAGGGCCAGCAGCAGCGGGGTGGTCACCATGGCTTCCTAACAGGTTGAACCGCCAAGACGCCAAGTGCGCCAAGTTGGAAAGTGGTTGGCAGTAACCAAGATACCACCGCCCTCAAGAACTTGGCGTCCTTGGCGTCTTGGCGGTTCCATTTTCCGATACTCACCATGGCGTGTGTCTCAATCCGAACAGGGTGAGCAGGTAGAGCCCGCCGATGCCGAGGCCGGCGAGGGCGAAGGGCTGGAAGAAATCGACAGGGTCGGGCGTGACGCGTTTGAGCGGAGCCTTCTCCATCTCATCGATCTTCGCGAAGACTGCTTTCAAGGATGCGGGATCACCCGCCGCGAAGACTTCGCCGCCGGTCATGGAAGCGATCACGCCGACCTCGTCCGGCGGGCTGCCCTCGGCGACATGGACGTCGTAGACCTTGATGTTGTTTCGCTTCAGGCTCTGCGCGATGGCGATGTCCTGACCATTCATGAGGTCGGCGCTCATGCCATCGGTGAAGAGCACGATCATGCGATCGCCCGAGTCACCGGCCAGCATCGTCTTCTCCGCGGACCGAAGGGCCATGCCGATATTGGTGCCGCCGAACCACCCCGGCAGCACGTCGGGCCTGAGGAAGGGCGGCGCGCACTTGAAGGCGGAGACGTCATTGGTGAGCGGCACCCAATTCAGCACCGCGCTGCCGAAGACGGTTAGACCGAAAGCATCGCCCTTGCGGTAGGTGATGAAATCATTCACCGCGCCCATCGCGGCATCGTAGCGCGTGCCGGAGCCGAAGTTCGCCATCATCGAGCCGGAGACATCGAGGCAGAAGAGGATATTCGTCATCTCCCGTTCGCTGCGCGGCTGCTCGAAGCGCCGCGGCCCGGCGAGGATCGCGATGGCCAGCATCAGCAGCAGCACCGGCAACAGGTCCGCCGTCTTCAGCAGGAAGCCTAACAAGCGCTCGCGGCGCAACGGCTGGTGATCAAATGGCAACGGCACGCGACGCCCGCCTCGTTTCCACAGATACACCGCCAGCCCGACCGGCAGGACGAGCAAGATCAGCAACCATGGATGGGCGAAGGTCATTCAATTCAAATTGATAGATCCGAGGTTCATAGGAAACCCCACTCCCTCCCCTTTTTCACAACCACTTGGTCGTTCAGACCGGGGCAATCCAAGAACATCCACACTTTGAAAAACGCCTCAAGATTTCCGACTGAACCGAAAGGCGCGGAAGCGACGTTTTTCATTCCTGAATGCAAATATTCCATCACCTGACAGAGAAAAACGCTCATTGAAGTTTTCAGGTGAGCTTCATCCGGCAGGAAGGAAATTGAATCGGTGGCAATCTCGACGAGGCATTGATGATGACCGTTGTCGACAAGCCACTGCGAAAATTCTCGGTAAGTTGAGAACTTCATGAGGCATATGGAGCAAGGAGTTGCTCGATCTCGCTCGAAGACGAGTCGCTGGAGGGCGCATGCAGCCAGCGTTCAAGCGCAAGAAAGAGCGGCGAGGCATCGGCATCATTGCGAAGCTTCGTCATCGCCTCTGCAGGTGCCATGGCGGCGATGTCGGGCCGGCGTTCGCGCCAGTGGCCGATGACGAGGCGCTCAAGTTTGGCCCGGTCGCCGGAAGAAAGCTCCCCTTTCGCGGCGGCACCGACGAGCGGACGCAGCCTTTCCGCCAGCGAGGCGGTGGCTTGCGTGTTATCACCACCGGCGGCGGGCTTCTTCTTCCGCCACAGCAGGATCGCCACAAGTCCCGCGATCCACAGTCCTACGAAGATCGTCATCTTCGTGCGGTAGCCGCCGAGCTTCGGCAAATCGCCGGCCTGGTTCTTGTTAGGATGGACGAGGCCCGGCGGCAGGTCGCTGGTGATCTCCAGCGGGATTGCCGGAACGGTCGTGCCCGCGGGCACTTCGAGGAAATCGGCGAGGTTGTGAGAGCCGGCTTCCAGGCCTTGCACCTCGAAGTCGTAGCGGAAGCCATCTTTCGCCGGCTTCACTTCCAGCACGCGGACCATCAGCGGCGGCTTGCGATCGCGGCGCGGCTTCGGCTTCACCTCGCCACCGGGGATGTAGACCTCGCGGATCTCCAGTGGCTGGCCGATGCGCTGGGTCGGGACTTCCGCAAACAGCGGACTCACGACGAGCAGCAGGGCGATGAAGGCGCGGCGGATCACTGGCGGTTGCGGCGGGATGCTCCCCCGCGCGAGCGGAGGAAGTGGCGGAGGCGACCGAGGAACGGCGTCCCGGGGCGAATGAGAAAGTGATCGAGCGAGGCCTTCTTCAGCGACTCTGTTAGAGCGTCGGTGGTAGAAAGCAGGCGCTTGCCGTGGGTCAGCAATTCGCGGCCGGACTCGACCTCGCGGCCGCGGAACAGTCCCGCGCCTTCGAGCTGGTCCTCGGCGGGATCCCGAAAGATCAGGCACAGGCAATCGTGCCGCGCGCCGACGAGTTTGAGCGCGGCCAGCGCATCGGGATCGTGGAAATCGCTCAGCACGATCAGCATCGAACGCTGCGCCAACGACGGCTCCAGCGAGAGCAGGCGCTGCCCGAGCGTGGTCGGCTCATCGAAGTGATAGCTTCGCAGCGCATGCAGCCACTGCAGCAGCACGTCGCGCGAAAGACTCGGCTGCACCACGAGATCGCGGCCACCCGCACCGAGCAGGCCCACCGGATTCACATGATCCAGGCAGGCCAGTGCGATGCCACCGGCGACCTGCACAGCCAGCCCGTATTTCCCCGGCGGATGCGTGGCGATGGCCATGGAGGCCGACGTATCCACCACGATCCACACCGGCATCTGCTTCGGTGTTTCGAATTGCTTCACGTGGTGCTTGCCGGTGCGCGCGGTGACCCGCCAGTCGATGGACTTCACCGGATCCCCCGGCTCGTACCGGCGCGACTGCACATACTCCAATCCCTGGCCGAGAAACGGACTACGATCCGTGCCGTAGCTCAGACTGTCCGCCAGCCGCTTGATCGCCACCAGGAACTGGCGGTGATCGAGCGGATCGGCGTTGTGGAGGGTGGCTTGCATGGAGTGCCGGGTGATCAGAGATCGGTGCTCAGTGGAAAAGGCACTATGAAACCGAAGCCTCGAGGATCTGCCGCAGCACGCCGGATGCCGTCTTGCCCTCGGCAAGCGCTTCATAGGTCAGGCGGATGCGGTGCAGCATCACGTCCTCCGCCAGCGCGAAAAGGTCTTCCGGCACCACATAGTCGCGGCCATGCAGCAGAGCGCGAGCGCGGGATGCCTTGAGGATGGAAATGCCGGCGCGCGGCGAACAGCCGAGCTCGAGATCGTCGTGCTTGCGGGTGCGCTCGACGACATCCACGACGTGCTTGAGGAAGACATCGCTGACGTGGATGTGGTTCGCCGCTTCCATCGCCGCGATGAGGTCGGCCTCGCTGCCGATGGCCTCCTCCTTGATCATGTCGAATTCGGTCCGCGCCACCGCGCCACCGCCCTCGCGCTTCACACCGAGCTTCAGGTTGCGGCGGAGGATTTCCTCCTCCTCGTCCACCGTCGGGTAGCCGAGCCGGTGGCATAGCATGAAGCGGTCGAGCTGCGCTTCCGGCAGTTCGAAAGTGCCGCTTTGCTCGATCGGGTTCTGCGTCGCGATCACCAGGAATGGCGTCGGCAGCGATAACGATTGGTTGCCGATGGTCACCTTGCGCTCCTGCATCGCCTCCAGTAGCGCGCCCTGCACCTTTGGCGCGGCGCGGTTGATTTCGTCGGCCAGCAGCAAGTTGGTGAAGACCGGCCCCTGGTGGGTGCGGAAGCTTCCGCTGCGCTCATCGAGGATCTCCGAGCCAAGGATGTCCGACGGCAGCAGGTCGATGGTGAACTGGATGCGGCGGAAGTTCAGGTGCATCGCCCGCGCGAGGGTGTTCACCAGCAGCGTCTTCGCCAAGCCGGGCATCCCTTCTAACAAAAGGTGCCCGCTGGTCAGCAGGGCGATCAGCATGCGCTCCACCACCACGTCCTGGCCGACGACGATGGTGCCGACCCGCTCGCGGATCTTCTGGAGGTACTGCGAGGTTTCCGTGACCGGGGTGTGGACGCTGCTCATGGAACTTTCCGTTTTGATAACGGTCTAACTCAGTGCCGCGGACGCGAGCCTTTGTCTGCAAAAACTTTGTAAAACCCGGATTCCCCGCATTTCACGAATTTACATTGTTCCGACAGGGTAGGTCGCCTGCGTTCTTGCCGGGCCGGGAGCTTCCCAGCATGGCCCGATTTTCTTCGGTGAAGCCCTGGTGAAGAATTGACGCGACAAGCTGTGGAAGTTGCCGCGCCACGCCAGACCAGACATGATCCGCGCATGGCAATCGTCTCCCTGATCCTAGCGGCCATCGTGCTCTTCCTGATCGGTGCCGGGATCGCGGTGGGCTTGGTCGCTTGCGGGCTGGCGGCGCTGCTTGTCGGACTGGGCATGATTTCGTCGTCGGTGATCGTGGGCATCCACAGCGGGCGCACCACGGATGGGATCCGGGCATTCCTGCTGCAGTGTGGGATCATCGCCGGGGTGCCCGCCGGTGCCATCAGCGCTTTGCTGGCGACTTCCCTCATCGCCGAATTGAAAGGAGTCGTCGATTGGCCCGTGCTCATCTACGGCGCCCTCGGCGGTGCACTGGCCGGGATCATGGTGGCACTGGCACTGGACCTGATGTCGCGGCGACTGCACGCGTGGGCAGCCCTGCGGCTTACCCGCGTGACGGGTGCTGATGTCAAAGCCGCTCCGGGTCTCTGAAGAACCCGCCGCCACAGCTCGATTCGCAGGATAAAGGTTGCCGCGGCGATCAAACCAGCGCCTCCAGCATCTTCACCGCCTGCCACGCCGCGCGGACGTCATGGACGCGGACCATCTGCGCGCCGCGGCGGACAGCGGCGGAGATGCACGCGACCGTCCCCGCATCGCGGTCCTTTGGTTCGGTGATCCCGAGCACGTCGCCGATCACCGTCTTGCGGCTGACCGGCACCAGCAGCGGGCGGCCGAAACGATGCAGGCGCTCCAGCTCGCGGAAGACCCGCAGGTTGTCATCGCGCTGCTTGGCGAAGTCGATGCCCGGGTCCAGCACCAGCGCCTCGGCGGGCAGGCCGGCCTTCACCGCCACCGCGATCTTCGCCTCGAAGAACTCCTCCATCGCCACCATCACGTCGTCCCATTGCTGGTGGAAATGCGGCACCTTCGGCTCGCCGACCGAGTGCATCACCAGCAGCGCCGCGCCCGCCTCCGCACACAGCCGCGCATTCCGATCGTCCGGCAGCGCGCCCATGTCGTTCACGAACTCGACGCCGAAGGGCAGCACGGCTTCCACCACCTCGGGGCGCCAGGTATTCGCGGAAAGCACCGGCGGCCAGACTTGGGAGTCATCCTTCGGCGTGGCGGTGGCGATCGTTTCCGGCCAGCGCTCGAGGAATTCCCGGAAGCGCCGGACCTCCTCCTCCACCGCCACCGCGGCGCGATTGGTCCGCGCGCTCTCCGCCCCCACATCGATGATGTCCGCCCCCTCTCCGGCCTGCCGCTTCGCCTGCGCCAGCGCAGCCTCGATCTCCAGCGTGCCATCGCCGGAAAACGAGTCGTCATTCACATTCACGATCCCCATCACCAGCGGTCGGCGGGGAAACAGGATCTCGCGGGCGGGCAACTTCCAGATCACCGGCGGATTCAACGGCACGGAACACAAAAATCCCAATCCGAAATCGCCGCCGCCCCCACGACACCAAGGATTCCGCAAATCTGCTGTCACAGAAAGTGGAGAATCATACACAGCCAAACCTGTTTCATCATAGCTCCAATCCGGGTCTCATCTACTCTCCCCGGCAACATGAGTGTCACTTTTGGAGCCAGCACCTGGCTGTGGACATCGCCCTTGACCTCGGAGCAGGGCGATCTTCTCCGCAGCATCGCCAAACTCGGGTTCGAAGCCGTCGAACTCCCCATCGAGGATCCCGATCTCGTCGATCCAGCGAAGATCCGCCCGATCCTCGAGGAAACCGGTCTCACTCCCTACCTCTGCGGTGCCTTTGGTCCCGGCCGCGACCTGACGAGCCCCGACTCGGCGGTCCGCGCCAATACCCGGGCCTACCTCTCCCGCCTGATGGACTTGGCCGAGGCCCTCGACATTCCCTTCATCGCCGGCCCGATGTACGCTCAGGTGGGAAAGGCCCGCCAACTCTCTCCCGAAGACCGTCAGCGTGAGTGGGACCTCGCCGCCAGCGAACTTCGCACCGTGGCCACTGAAGCCGGCAATCGCGGCCTGCAGCTCGCGATCGAGGCCATCAATCGCTTCGAGACCGACCTCGTGAACACCACCGCCGACACCATCCAGCTCGTCCGCTCCATCGACCACCCGGCGGCCAAGGCGATGATCGATACCTTCCACATGACCATCGAGGAAGCCGACATCGGCGATGCCATCCGCCACGCCGGTGACGATCTCATCCACGTGCAGGTCAGCGAAAATCACCGCGGCGTCACCGGCACCGGCCTCACCCCGTGGCAGGATTTCCGCGATGCCCTGCGCGATATCAATTACAAGGGCGCCGTCGTCATCGAGTCCTTCACACCCGACAATCGCGACCTCGCCGGCGCGGTCTGCATCTGGAAGCGCTTCACCGCCACTCAGGATGAATTCGCCGGCCGCGGCCTGGCCTTCTTGCGCGATCTCTTCGACCAACCGGTCCGCGCCCCGAGATCGGCAGCCTTGACCGCAGCCCATTGATATCGGATAGCCTTGGGACTCTTCCCCTCTCTTTTAAATCCATGAGTGACATCAACATCGCCATCGTCGGACTCGGTTTCGGCGCCGAATTCATCCCCATCTATCAGCGCCTCAAGGGCGTGAACATGTACGCCATCTGCCAGCGCACCCAGTCGAAGCTGGATGAGGTCGGCGACAAGTTCGGGATCGAAAAGCGCTACGTCTCCTACGACGACCTCCTCGCCGATCCGGACGTCCACGCCGTCCACATCAACTCGCCGATCCCCGACCACGCCGAGCAATCGATCAAGGCGCTCAAGGCGGGCAAGCACGTCGCCTGCACCGTGCCGATGGCGACCAGCGTCGAGGACTGCAAGACGATCGTCGATCTCGTGAAGCAGACCGGCCTGAAGTACATGATGATGGAGACCGTGGTCTATGCCCGCGAGTTCCTCTTCATGAAGGAGCTCTACGACAAGGGCGAGCTCGGAAAGGTCCAGTTCATCAAGGCCTCCCACCAGCAGGACATGGACGGCTGGCCGGGCTACTGGCCGGGCCTGCCGCCGATGCACTACGCGACCCACTGCGTGGGCCCCGCCCTCGGCCTCATGCGCTCGGAAGCCGAGTATGTCTCCTGCTTCGGCTCCGGCACCATCCGCGAGGAAATGCATGGCTGCTACGGCTCGCCCTTCGCCGTCGAGACCACCCACGTGAAGTTCAAGGACAGCGATGTCTCCGCACATATCTACCGCTCGCTCTTCGATGTCGCGCGTCAGTATCGCGAGACGATCGAGGTCTATGGCTCGAAGAAGTCGGTCGAATGGCCCCTCATCGAACACGACCCGCTCGTGGTCCACACCGCGAAGCTCCCCGAGCCTGAGATCCCCTCGGAAGTCGAGACCCCGGACTTCGCCCACTACCTGCCGGAGGAGATCCAGCTCTTCACCAAGGGCGGCGTCTATGGCGGCGAGACCGGCGAGGATCACCTCTCCTTCACCCAGGGCGCGGGCCACGGCGGCAGCCACCCGCACCTCGTCTGGCAATTCGTGAAGATGCTCCAGACCGGCGAGGATTCCTACCCCAACGCGATCGAGAGCGCGAACATCACCTGCACCGGCATCCTCGCCCACGAGTCCGCCCTCAAGGGCGGCGAACTCATCCGCCTGCCGGAGTGGACGCTGCGCTGAGCTGAGACGATCCGCTTTCCGAGCAAACCATAGGCATCAAAAAAGGCACCCCGGAAACGGGGTGCTTTTTCTTTGGTTAGGGCACCTAAGCAAGTGCCCCCTATTTATTCAGAGCCACAAGCTGGTTCCGCAGGTCCCAGACGAGCAGGATCACCCCGAGCAGCGCATAGCCCCCGAGCAGACGGGTTAGAAGAATCCCCCCGTCCTGTACCCATCCGAGCCACAGCGCGCCCCCGAGCGCTCCCCCGGCCACTGCGTGGAGGACATTGATAACCACCCATACCTTCCCGAGTTCCCCTGCCTTCTGGCCGAACCAAGGCTTCCGAATCAATGCATCGATGCCGTCGATGATCGCGATTCCCAGCGCCAAGCCGCCGCTGCAGAGGGCGAAAAACTGGACGTCCTTGCTATAGCAGAGAATCAACCCGGTCAGCCCCATCAGCGCGAGACAGAAGCAGTCCCAGAGCAGCGCCCGGCGCTCCGGATCCTTTGTCGGGGGAGTCTTTACAAAGTTTAGCCAGAGGAAGTTCGCAGAACCGAAGAGGATGCGCATGAAGAGCGCCAGGGCGATGACGAAACAGGCAAGCAGTTCCCAAGGCTCGGCCCATGCATCGGCCTTCCCGCTCTCGTCCGCCAAGCGCTTGAGGCCGAAGCCCATCAGCATGGAGAAGAACACGGTGGGCACGCGGACGCTCTGCTCGTAGCGCTTATTCTCCCAATCCCCCGTCGCGCCATACTCCGTGCGATCGAGGACGAGGGCTTGGACGCGTAGGTCGCCGAGGAAGAACAGTCCGGAAACAAAGGCGAGTGCCCAGGGCCAGCACCAGCCCGGCTCCTTCCCGTAGAAGATGGCTATATAACAGGCGACACCCGCGTAGAGCAGGTTCAGGGTGAACCACTGGGCCGAGAAGCCACGGGACTTTTCCTTGGAGAAGCCGCAGCGGAAGACGAGGTCAGATACCACCACCCCCGCCGCCGTCAGGCCCAGCACGCAGTTCCACATCAGGAAGGAGCGGACATCCGGGCGGTAGCACATGATCACAGCTACGGTGCCGATCAGGGTTAGAAAGAGGCAGTCCAGCAGCATCGAGCCCGGCATCTCGCTCTTGCCGGGTTTCCTTTTCCTGACCGGAGGGGCACCCAGAAAATCCAGCCACAGGTGGTTCGCGGAGCCGAAAAGAAAGCGCAGCAGCAGGAAGAGCGCGGCGGCAAAGCAGCCCCAAGCCTCCCATGCCGGCCACCTTTCGGAGCTGTCTGCGAGCCGCTTCAGCCCGAAGCCCGCGAGGGCGGAGAAAAACACGGTGAAGACCCGCACGCACTGCTCGTAGCGCTTTGCGTCCGGCGGGTCAGGATCGAGGGCAGGGGCGGGAACAGATTCGGAAACAAGATCGGGGGCTGACGGGGGCATTCCTAAATGGGGGAGATTATTCCAGATAAAAAAATAGATATGCGGGTGACAACCCAAAATGCCGGCACGAGTGGCAGCGATCACGGGCGTGATCCGTCATCTCAACTCTCCCGGCTCCCTTGGAAAGTCGGGCAGCCAGCCTGTTTCCCGCACCCCGGTGCCGATTTCCTTCCGCTTTCCATTTGTGCACCCCGCCGATCCACTTACTTTGGCCACGATGAATGCACCCGACTTGAACCGCCGCAATTTCGTGAAGCTCTCCCTCGCCGCCGGTGCCGTGGCAGCCACCCCGTCCGCCTACGCGCAGGACAAGCCGGCCGGGTTTACCCTCCCCGCACTGCCTTACAAGGCCGCGGAACTGGAGCCGCACATCGATGCGAAGACGATGGAAATCCACCACGGCAAGCACCACCAGGCCTACATCACCAATCTCAACACCGCGGTCGCCGCGAATGCCTACCTGCAGGGCAAGCCGATCGAAGACCTGGTGACCGGCCTCTCCAAGATGGAGGACGAAGCCGTCCGCGCGACCGTCCGCAACAACGCCGGCGGCCACTGGAATCACACGTTTTTCTGGGAAATCATGGCCCCCGCCGGCAAGGGCGGCGAGGCGGGCGACAAGCTCGCCGAGGCGATCAAGTCCGCCTTCGGCTCGATGGACGATTTCAAGAAGCTCTTCGGCGAGGCCGCGACCAAGCGCTTCGGCTCCGGCTGGGCCTGGCTGATCGTGAAGGACGGCAAGCTCAAGGTGGTCAGCACACCGAATCAGGACAATCCGCTGATGAAGGGCATCGTCCCCGACAGCGACCTCGGCACCCCGATCCTAGGCCTGGATGTCTGGGAGCACGCCTACTACCTACACTACCAGAACCGCCGCCCGGACTACATCACCGCCTGGTGGAACGTCGTGAACTGGACCGAAGTCGAAAAGCGCTTCAGCAAGGCCTGAAGCCCCCAGAAGGCTGCTATCCAAGGGTACGTAGTCCCGCCTTCAGGCGGACAAGAACGATCCCTCGACCCCGCCCAAACCCTTCCCTAGGTCCAACCACCAAGCATCCCTCCTCTACCCCAGTCGCGTGGCCTTTCCGGTCGCGCGATTTTTTTTGTCCGGTTCCCCCGCCCCGCGGACAGTAGATTCCCAGAAATGCCGGAACCCTCCGACGCGGATCTCCTCTCGGACTGGCTGAAACGCCAGCGCGAGCCGGCTTTTCACGCCCTCGTCGCCCGCTACGCCGGGCTCGTCCACATGGCGGCGATGCGGACCTGCGACGACGAAACGCTGGCCGCCGAGGCCTCCCAGCTCGCCTTCATCACTCTCGCCCGCAAGGCGAAATCCCTCCTCTCCCGCGGCTCGATCGCCGGCTGGCTGCACCTCACCGCCGTGATGCATGCCAAGAACCTGCTCCGCCAGCA
This genomic interval from Luteolibacter arcticus contains the following:
- a CDS encoding Fe-Mn family superoxide dismutase, which produces MNAPDLNRRNFVKLSLAAGAVAATPSAYAQDKPAGFTLPALPYKAAELEPHIDAKTMEIHHGKHHQAYITNLNTAVAANAYLQGKPIEDLVTGLSKMEDEAVRATVRNNAGGHWNHTFFWEIMAPAGKGGEAGDKLAEAIKSAFGSMDDFKKLFGEAATKRFGSGWAWLIVKDGKLKVVSTPNQDNPLMKGIVPDSDLGTPILGLDVWEHAYYLHYQNRRPDYITAWWNVVNWTEVEKRFSKA
- a CDS encoding Gfo/Idh/MocA family protein; translation: MSDINIAIVGLGFGAEFIPIYQRLKGVNMYAICQRTQSKLDEVGDKFGIEKRYVSYDDLLADPDVHAVHINSPIPDHAEQSIKALKAGKHVACTVPMATSVEDCKTIVDLVKQTGLKYMMMETVVYAREFLFMKELYDKGELGKVQFIKASHQQDMDGWPGYWPGLPPMHYATHCVGPALGLMRSEAEYVSCFGSGTIREEMHGCYGSPFAVETTHVKFKDSDVSAHIYRSLFDVARQYRETIEVYGSKKSVEWPLIEHDPLVVHTAKLPEPEIPSEVETPDFAHYLPEEIQLFTKGGVYGGETGEDHLSFTQGAGHGGSHPHLVWQFVKMLQTGEDSYPNAIESANITCTGILAHESALKGGELIRLPEWTLR